Proteins from a single region of Pyrus communis chromosome 6, drPyrComm1.1, whole genome shotgun sequence:
- the LOC137738208 gene encoding lignin-forming anionic peroxidase-like yields the protein MRMSFPFFSGHGNVVAVALVMLVFMSATSEAQLSSTFYDKTCPNALTTIKNAVRTAVSSERRMAASLIRLHFHDCFVQGCDASILLDDAPSITSEKGALQNNGSVRGFEVIDKAKAEVEKVCPGVVSCADILAVAARDASVAVSGPSWTVKLGRRDSTTASQSLAESSLPLFTDSLDRLKERFGDLGLNARDLVALSGAHTIGQARCVTFRGRIYNNASDIDSNFATTRKRRCPADANKGDANLAPLELVTPNSFDNNYYKNLIQKKGLLESDQVLFSGGSTDSIVSEYSSKPATFKADFITAMIKMGDINPLTGSAGEVRRICSALN from the exons ATGAGGAtgtctttccctttcttttccggCCATGGAAATGTCGTGGCTGTTGCACTCGTGATGTTGGTTTTCATGAGCGCAACAAGTGAAGCGCAATTATCTTCTACATTTTATGACAAAACCTGTCCAAACGCTCTTACCACTATCAAAAATGCCGTAAGAACAGCTGTTTCAAGTGAAAGGCGGATGGCCGCGTCCCTAATCCGCCTCCATTTCCATGATTGCTTTGTCCAG GGTTGTGATGCATCAATCTTACTTGATGACGCTCCTTCTATCACAAGTGAAAAGGGCGCATTGCAAAACAACGGTTCTGTGAGAGGCTTTGAAGTCATAGACAAAGCAAAAGCTGAAGTGGAGAAGGTCTGCCCTGGTGTCGTATCTTGCGCAGATATTCTCGCTGTCGCCGCTCGGGATGCATCCGTTGCCGTGAGCGGTCCATCTTGGACGGTGAAACTTGGAAGAAGAGATTCCACCACGGCAAGCCAAAGCCTAGCTGAAAGTTCACTTCCACTTTTCACGGACAGCCTTGACCGCCTTAAAGAGCGATTTGGCGACTTAGGCCTCAACGCGAGAGATTTGGTTGCACTGTCAGGTGCACATACAATTGGACAGGCTCGTTGCGTTACATTCCGTGGCAGGATTTACAACAATGCAAGTGACATCGATTCTAACTTTGCCACTACTCGCAAACGTCGTTGTCCAGCTGACGCGAACAAGGGCGATGCAAATTTGGCACCGCTCGAGTTGGTGACACCGAACTCATTTGACAACAATTACTACAAGAATTTGATTCAGAAGAAGGGTCTTCTTGAATCGGATCAAGTTCTTTTTAGTGGAGGTTCCACAGACAGCATCGTCTCCGAGTACAGTTCCAAGCCCGCAACTTTTAAGGCTGATTTTATCACCGCTATGATTAAAATGGGAGACATTAATCCTCTCACCGGTTCAGCTGGAGAGGTCAGAAGGATTTGCAGTGCTCTCAACTAA